A region of the Campylobacter subantarcticus LMG 24377 genome:
CAAAATGGATTTCAGGCGTGGGCAAAGAAAAATTTTCTAATGGAAGAGCTTTTGGTAAATTAAATTTACCACACCAAAAAGTACATGAAAATATTAATCAAGCTGTTGCCTTAGCACACAATGAAAACACAGGTAATGAATTAGTCCAAAATCAAATTCTAGACAAATGCTCTAATGCCGAAAAAGCCTCTGAAGATTTATTTGTAATCTTTAAAGAAATGCTTGATGAAAAAGACCCAAGCGTTGAGAATAAAGAAGAAAAATAAAAGG
Encoded here:
- a CDS encoding CZB domain-containing protein gives rise to the protein MAFKLNGYNEIIHASGKTLSDHLSCRLAKWISGVGKEKFSNGRAFGKLNLPHQKVHENINQAVALAHNENTGNELVQNQILDKCSNAEKASEDLFVIFKEMLDEKDPSVENKEEK